A part of Paenibacillus donghaensis genomic DNA contains:
- the ispD gene encoding 2-C-methyl-D-erythritol 4-phosphate cytidylyltransferase, protein MSNSVGAVIVAAGRGTRMGTAESKQYLLLQGKPIIVHTLEVFQQHPLISELVLVTGEDDIPRCREWVQTFGLDKVKAIICGGAERQHSVHKGLMQLKSEWVMVHDGVRPFVKPQEIVACYEAARRTGASVLAVPVKDTIKQVDNTGQVLSTPDRRSLWAIQTPQTFRLSALVAAYEAAEQDGFLGTDDSSLAERAGIAVSVVEGSYGNIKITTPEDLDFAEFTERNRGERQI, encoded by the coding sequence ATGTCAAACAGTGTAGGCGCCGTAATTGTGGCGGCAGGCAGAGGGACAAGAATGGGAACGGCAGAGAGCAAGCAATATCTGCTGCTGCAGGGCAAACCGATTATCGTGCATACGCTGGAGGTGTTTCAGCAGCACCCGCTGATCTCCGAACTGGTGCTGGTCACCGGAGAGGACGATATCCCGCGCTGCCGGGAGTGGGTGCAGACCTTCGGTTTGGACAAGGTCAAGGCCATTATCTGCGGAGGCGCGGAGCGTCAGCATTCGGTTCATAAAGGACTGATGCAGCTTAAGTCAGAGTGGGTAATGGTGCATGACGGGGTCCGGCCTTTCGTGAAGCCTCAGGAGATCGTGGCTTGTTATGAAGCAGCGCGCCGCACCGGAGCTTCGGTGCTTGCCGTGCCGGTGAAGGATACGATCAAGCAGGTGGACAATACGGGACAAGTGTTATCTACGCCGGATCGGCGAAGTCTGTGGGCGATTCAAACCCCGCAGACTTTTCGTCTGTCCGCTCTCGTTGCCGCTTATGAGGCAGCGGAGCAGGACGGGTTTCTTGGCACCGATGACTCCAGTCTGGCGGAGCGAGCCGGTATTGCCGTTTCTGTGGTGGAGGGAAGCTATGGAAACATCAAGATTACCACGCCGGAGGATCTCGATTTTGCCGAGTTTACAGAAAGAAACAGGGGAGAGAGACAAATATGA
- a CDS encoding PIN/TRAM domain-containing protein, translating to MWRKIILSFASVCGAWSGYSLYHAAERGFPQGMEKLGKELPVEGSLLFMVLGAIIFLLAGTLCADWVGAKLKEAVLFCSRIPMNELAAGAAGLTGGLLLSLLLYPATVWLGKAGQLLQVIATLAFGYMGLRIGLEKKAELASLWTTGRWGQSAEPEGRGLEEHKILDTSVIIDGRIADICKTGFIEGTIVIPEFVLEELQHIADSSDLLKRNRGRRGLDILNKIQKELDVKVLIYEGDFEEISEVDSKLVKLAKVLRGKVVTNDFNLNKVCELQGVSVLNINDLANAVKPVVLPGEEIIVQVIKDGKEHGQGVAYLDDGTMIVVEGGREYIGTTMEVLVTSVLQTSAGRMIFAKPKLLERAQ from the coding sequence ATGTGGAGAAAAATCATCTTGTCTTTCGCTTCAGTTTGTGGAGCTTGGTCAGGATATTCGCTTTATCATGCGGCAGAAAGAGGCTTCCCTCAGGGGATGGAGAAGCTGGGGAAGGAGCTGCCTGTGGAAGGAAGCCTTTTGTTTATGGTGCTGGGTGCCATTATTTTTTTGTTAGCAGGAACTTTGTGTGCAGACTGGGTAGGGGCCAAGCTGAAGGAGGCTGTCCTGTTCTGCTCACGCATTCCGATGAATGAACTGGCTGCAGGTGCTGCCGGTCTGACGGGTGGGCTGCTGCTGTCCCTGCTGCTGTATCCGGCCACGGTCTGGCTGGGCAAGGCAGGGCAGCTGCTGCAGGTGATCGCTACACTGGCGTTCGGGTATATGGGGCTGCGTATTGGGCTGGAGAAAAAAGCAGAGCTGGCTTCGTTATGGACCACGGGACGCTGGGGACAATCGGCGGAGCCGGAAGGGCGCGGCCTGGAGGAGCATAAAATTCTCGATACGAGCGTGATTATCGATGGCCGGATTGCTGATATCTGCAAGACAGGGTTCATTGAAGGCACGATTGTGATTCCTGAATTTGTGCTGGAGGAGCTGCAGCATATTGCCGATTCCTCAGATCTGCTGAAGCGCAACCGTGGACGGCGCGGCCTGGATATTCTCAACAAGATCCAGAAAGAGCTGGATGTGAAGGTATTGATCTACGAAGGCGATTTCGAGGAAATCTCCGAGGTAGACAGCAAGCTGGTGAAGCTGGCCAAGGTGCTGAGAGGGAAAGTGGTCACCAACGATTTCAATCTGAACAAGGTCTGTGAGCTGCAGGGAGTATCGGTGCTTAATATTAATGACCTGGCGAATGCGGTGAAACCGGTCGTGCTGCCCGGAGAAGAGATCATTGTACAGGTGATCAAGGACGGCAAGGAACATGGACAAGGTGTGGCCTATCTGGATGACGGAACGATGATTGTGGTGGAGGGTGGACGTGAGTACATCGGCACTACAATGGAGGTTCTGGTCACCAGTGTGCTGCAGACCTCTGCCGGACGGATGATCTTTGCCAAGCCGAAGCTGCTGGAAAGAGCGCAATAA